In uncultured Devosia sp., a genomic segment contains:
- a CDS encoding TetR/AcrR family transcriptional regulator codes for MTIEQHPKRESGDERRLAMAAAARALIVEKGLEGLRTRDIAAAVGINIATLHYHVPSKEALVALVAESIRHDFRAQALRNPRNGKTALEQLHMEFADFRETTTDMPDLIIILTELVERARRDAAIAEIILPMHQFWRGQFAEIFRLGLADGSFRPDLDPEAAATIATGALSDCWRRPDTTPQLLDTAFAELERAFISRS; via the coding sequence ATGACGATTGAACAGCATCCAAAACGCGAAAGCGGCGACGAGCGCCGACTGGCTATGGCCGCGGCGGCCCGCGCCCTGATCGTCGAAAAGGGCCTCGAAGGCCTGCGTACCCGCGACATCGCCGCTGCCGTCGGCATCAATATCGCGACATTGCACTACCACGTGCCCTCCAAGGAGGCGCTGGTCGCGCTGGTTGCCGAAAGCATCCGCCATGATTTTCGCGCCCAGGCTTTGCGCAATCCGCGCAACGGCAAGACCGCGCTCGAACAGCTGCATATGGAATTCGCCGATTTCCGCGAAACCACGACCGACATGCCCGATCTGATCATCATACTGACAGAACTGGTCGAGCGGGCGAGGCGGGATGCCGCCATCGCGGAGATCATCCTGCCCATGCATCAATTCTGGCGCGGCCAGTTCGCCGAAATTTTCCGCCTCGGCCTCGCCGACGGCTCCTTTCGGCCCGACCTCGACCCTGAGGCCGCCGCCACGATTGCCACTGGCGCCCTGTCCGACTGCTGGCGCCGGCCCGACACCACTCCCCAATTGCTCGACACGGCCTTTGCCGAGCTCGAGCGCGCTTTTATCTCAAGATCCTGA